gtttcattctTTCAGGATTTGGTTGAGGCGGAAGTGCCAGAATTTGTGGGGAATCTAAGTACAACTGTCCAAGAAGACCAAACAGAAATTGCAAATTCATCTGCAACCATATCAGCTATTGTTGACATCCTAAACACCATTGCAAATGTTTCCACTGATGTCGATCAATCTGTCATGGAGGTAGGTTAAACCTTCGCCTCGGTAGCCTCTTGGTAAAGGATATATATGTTATGTCAACAAATGTTCTTTTTGACTTTCTGATGAGGTTGTACCCTCACAATGAAATGTCTCTTCATATGCAGGATGTTCTTCTAACAGTTGACGTCATTATTGGCAATGATGCAAGAGAGTCCTGGGTAGTTCTCAATGCAAATGAAACCCGCAATGCAAGCTCAGAATTACTGGGTTCACTGGAGATTCTCTCTAATGGGTTGGTCGGAGAGTTTTTTATTGCAACTCAACGGATCCTGCTCAACAAAACCACATTTAACAATTCCTTCAAGGCAGATTTGAACTCCAGTATTGTCATAGACATTCCAAACACCAACATTAACAACGTCTctatcaccaccatcaccttCTCCACCCTCAACAATGTTATGCCAGCACGGAACTCCAGCTTTAACGTCAGCCTCTTCAACGCCACCAGCAATGAAACTGTCAACGATAATGCCATCAATGCTGCTGTGGTGCTAGTCCAAGTAAATCCAATAATTCAGAATGTCACTCTGAGCTATGACAAGCTAAACAACAACCTGTCACTACACCCACAGTGCGTCTTCTGGAACTTCACACTCTTTGATGATCTGGGTGCTTGGGATGATGAGGGGTGTACGTTTATTTCGGACATAAACAACACGGTAACCTGCAGCTGCAACCATCTCACCTCCTTCTCAATTCTGATGGCAACGGACATTCCTCCAGAACTGAGAGAAGCCTTGGATATAATCACTTATATTGGAGTTGGGATATCTCTGGCAAGCTTAGTTATATGTCTCATTATTGAAGGATATGTTTGGAAAGCCATTACCAGAAATAGCACTGCTTTTATGCGTCATGTTTCAATCATTAACACTGCCCTGTCTCTGTTGATCGCTGACATCTGTTTCATCATTGGTGCCTCTATTGCTAAGAACCCCCTTGAAAACCCAGGGGAGGACTATGAAGTTCCAGTTAACTCATGCAGcacagcaacattttttatGCACTTTTTTTACCTTGCCTTGTTCTTTTGGATGCTTGTGTCAGGCCTTCTGCTCTTTTACCGGACAGTCATGGTCTTCTCCCACATGTCGAAGTCAACCATGTTGGCCATTGGCTTCAGTTTAGGCTACGGGTGTCCTCTGATTATAGCCGTGATTACTGTTGCTGTCACAGCACCAGGAAATGGATACATCAGGAGATACGATGCTTGTTGGCTCAACTGGATTGAGACAAAGGCCCTGCTGGCCTTGGTGATACCTGCCTTGACCATAGTTTTCATTAacattgtaattgtaattgtggTGTTGTTCAAAATGCTGAGAAGAGGTGTGGGAGACACAGCCCAAACAGATGAAAAGCATACGTTAGTGGTCATTACAAGGTGTGTTGTCATTTTGACTCCTTTATTTGGACTGACGTGGTCTTTGGGAGTGGGAACCATGATATCGTCAACAGATAGAGGAGTCCACATTGCCTTTGCATTCTTCAATTCACTACAGGTATTTGCATCCATTGAAATACAAGGTTGTAATTTAATGCTTACAAGacaatatttttgtttaataaaacattttgtgttctTTCCTTCCGATGATAAAGAAATGTGCATGTCATCTGTCTTTCCTCAGGGTTTCTTCATTTTAGTGTTTGGGACACTGTTCGATTCAAAGGTATGTTGActtcaaaaaaatatttttacttttttgaaaTACACTTGATTTGttgctgagaattagatgagaaaatcgatATCACTCTGACAGTAGTGGAGGAAGTATTAAGATCCTTTAGTAGTAGTAAAggtagcaataccacaatgtaaaatgcTCCATTAAATGTCCTGCATAcaaatttgttttcttgtagaagtattatcagcaaaatgcacttaaagtatcaaaaataaaactactgtAGTTGGCTTAGGTGGAGATCAttctaactactttatacactgtTGGGTGGTGTGACCATAGCAATCCATCATATTTTCATACGTTTTGAATGAAATCTGCAAAGTAAGTGGTAACTATAACTATTAATAAGTGGTACtataaaatgtactgtacttgagtaaatgtactttccaccactgtcactctcatgtctgtgcgctaAGTGTGATGCTCGAGACAGGAGGcaggggaagcagctagcctggctctgttgtTCAAAAATTTGCCAACAAGATCCTaagctcactaaataacatATTAAAGTTTTATAGAGATTTCTTGGCGTCACACAAGATACAATATGTGCATTAGTAGCTTGATAGTGTAATTGCctcctggctttagcttcatacatgagagtggtatcaatcttctcatttaactcttgccaagaaagcaaataagcgtatttctcaaaatgtcaaactatgaAGTTCTTTTAAAGAGCCGATATTTCCCAAATTGCACAGTAGTTGAGTACTATTATATTTGACATAAACTTGATTGTGCCTGTAGATCCGTTCTATCCTCTCAAGGAAGTTACCTACATTAAGCACAGGCTCCAATCCAACAAGAGtaagtcattgtttttatatccCAAAACTATTCAATAAACTTTTACAGGAATACTCCATTAATGTGTCCTACCTGTAGTTGAATCTACAGATCTGTTAAATGCTACAAACATTATTGCATTAAATCTCAATGAAAAAATGGAATCACTTAATTTTACacttatgtatttgtttatactATAGAGTACAAGTGGTGGCATTTCCTCTCTCAGTGGACAAAACTGGATAAGTCGACTGCGCGGAAGAAGATGTAAGCTGTTGTCTCAAATTAGCAGATTCTCAGTTCATTTGAATCAGCTTATTAACaatctatttttctttcagatATCTACCGTGTGTCAGAAGCCGCAAACTCAAGCAGCACTGGTGCATCTGAGTCATTTGTTAATATATGAATAGTACATCGTACAACAATCCTGTACACATACAATTTATGTCATTACTGATTCAAAAGACAGGCCAATTATTGTAAGAGTTTTCAGTACATAATCTGAAACTGTTTTGTATGACAAGCTTAAATTCCCTGGGTTGATTGTAAACGCTGATGCCCCAAACATTGTCAATTTTGATGACAGGAAGAAAATGGTGTGTTACCAAACAGCAGCATTATAAGGTGTTTGCATGGTAATGTTACTGTGCCCATTTCTATAACAAGAAGCCCTAGGAAGGCCAGTTTGACATATCCAAAATGTAAAGTTCAGTGAAACAATATTGTAAATGAAACTGTGACATGGTATTTTTGAAACAGTTGCCTCTAAGTATAATTGCTAAAGTGTGACGGAAGCAACTTGTAATTAATGAATGTCTCATGAGTCGATCCTGAATAACTCCATCAATGACTACGCAAGTAATGATACATTTTCTTATGTACAGACAAGTAGGCCTTCacactcataaaaacatcaaataattaaaataattcactTTTGGATTGGTAATGTTTTTGCCAATAATAAAAACTGTACCGGTGTAGATAAATGACTCTTATCTTGTGAATAAATTCtccatgtatgtatgtacactGTTTGGAAAACATTGTCAGCTAAATGCTAGCCTCTTAGCTTGCCACTTGTATTTACACCCAATAAGTTACATTTTGTTAAATCACTACATTTAAGTTTAAGTCCTGTAATAAAAATCACAGTCTGTAGGCTTTGTGTCAGGAAATCTCTAATGCACATTGGTGTGGAAAGGCAAATTGAGATTTTGTAGTGGtcaatgcaaacacatacaaaggTCTGCCATCTTTGTTGTAGTTCACACATAATTCCAATGCTCTCCCTCCCCCACAGATGGCTgtaatgtatttacattgttgtgttgttgttttaattgctCATTCGACGTTTGGTTGAGGGCTAATGTGCATTGTgctggtaaaaaaataaaattaaagaatgaaaatgCATCAATATTTTATTACTTGAATTTGATTGTACCCTGCAAACAAATTTAGAACTGCTTCAGGCCAATGTGTACGCACAAATGATGACGGCCAGGCTGTCTTAGAAGATGTACACACACCTTTTAACTAAATGCAAAGCATATTAAAACcgcattcatttaaaaaggctTGAATAGACAATAGACAATATTTCAAACTATGAATTTACTAATGCATTGGCGAAAAGTATTAAATAACTATGACATTTCATCCTCATCAATTATTgtcataatgaaaatagtcaacTATAAATACTGAGTGTCCCGGTCCTAGCTTTTGTGGAGTATGAGAATGTCCATACCCAAATGTAacagttttagttttcattgttttaattgacTTGGCCTGTAATGATCAGCTACTCCCACCAATTTCTAGTGCCATGATATCATCACTTTCACCCTCACTTCTTGGAAATATCCCACTTATGGATGTTTGTCCAAAAAGTGTCTCAAAATAGTCTCCCATCTTGGACTGACAGATCAGGTGGTCATTTTCTTCTGgtctgttattctttttttcgCATCAACTTTAATGTCaaaccatttcatttttacctGAGCCACAGTCTGTATTTCTGGGGACACAACATTCACTGCCTCAGTTATTGCAGAAGAATTATTCTGATTCACAAAATTGGCTGGTGCGCACGTGTCGTGAATCCCACGGTAACTTAATGCCCAACGTAAGAACTATGCACATATTAGTGAATGAGGCCCAATGTATCTCACCTTGGAGGGACGAACCAATTAATATATATAGTGTTACGCATTTAACTATTGTATGGAATGAAATGACAGTAAAGATGTCAACTATGGCAGAACACAAGTAAAATGAATTGGTTAAAGGGATTCCAGATAcatcttcatttaaaaatactatttgaaacatttgaatatttgagGGTGAGGATCTTTTAACACCCATACTTTCAACAATCCTTGAGGAACTCATTCTTCCAAAAAGGACTCTTTGGATGAAAAGGGTTCTTAATGGAACCCTTAGTCCTACAAATAACCCTTAAAAAATCTTTGTTTCAAAAAGGGCTCTTAATGGAACCAAATAAATGAGACACACAATGAGATATATAGACCCTACATTTATTAACAGACATTCACATTGTAATTGAGATTACATACTGTTTAAGTGCACTGAgttgtacatacacacactgtatgcatAGTATAGTgataatgtttatataaatatatgacaTGCTGTGAAAAAGGGATGTTAATCTTAAGTGTCAAACTTCATTGTTCATTAGTGACATGACAGCACCTCAAATAATGATTCAGAAGAGCTTTAAATTAGTAAAATCACCTTGAAATATTTTCCCAGAAATGATCATTCTGAAAGCCGATCGAAACCAGCTGTAAAAGAAAGCATAGACAAATGGATTGAGCATTGAATTTGACCATCCAAGCCACTTAAATGTTTCAATCACAGGAACTGGTATTGCGTAATTACTCAAAGGATGAAAGGtgatacaaagaaagaaaggagtcCAACAGATGAGAAAAACTCCCATAACGACAGCCAGAGTTTTGGTGGCCTTTCTTTCCATCTTACTGACAGCTGCTCCAGGCTTTGTTTTTTGACAGGTTGTGTTGTGGATGCTGAGTGCCTGTCTCTGTGCCACCATTAAAATCTTTAGGTAGATAGTGAACATTATGATAGCTGGGAggtaaaatgcaaaaacagctCCCGTAATTGTTGAActtgtattttgaaaaaaaacgCACCTCCTGTTAGATTGTCCTTGGTTCACCCCCCGAATTGTGATGCCAATTCCAATTAGAGCAGAAACAGTCCAGCTTACCAGTATCATGATCCcaataacacaaacattcattttactcCTGTACTTCAGAGGCTGACAGACTGCGTAATATCTGTCAACAGAAATAAAGCACAAGTTTAAAATAGAAGATGTGCACAGTAACATATCAAAGCTGCCTCGTACCTTACAGAGTAAATCTTCAAGATACCAACATGAGCTTACAGCCAGTATTGTGCTAAAAGGCAAAATTAAAACCCCAACAAGCAAGTCagccacagccagagagaggatgaggtaGTTTGTAGGAGTGTGGAGCTGTTTGAAGTAAATGATGGAGATTATTACCAGAAGGTTTCCACACATTATAAGAACCGAAAAAGAGCCAACaaatatacataataaatatGTAGTGGTGACTGTTTTTATGCCAGGCACATTTGCTGATTCATTACAGAGATGTTTGTCCTCAAAAACATCATCAGACCTGTTGACAAAGAATTTAGGTTCCATGCATAAATTATCATTAATGCTGACCAAACATTTGGAATAACGTGCcttaaatcaagaaaatataacacaacAGTATCCAGTTTGCTGTAGCTCAATTTTCACAACATTTTAGTTCTCTGTATGTTTCTCGCCATGCCCATTAACCCTGGTGCATCTGTACTGATGGGGGTATTTGGTGTCTATGTATCTTTAGATTAGCCTCATTATTCTGGGCTCATTAGCATGTCATGTTCGTCATATCATGTAGGTCAATATGACGTAAGTAATCATACTCCTAATATCTCCTTGTGTGTGTTccttaaaaaagtaaaaagagaatTAAAGTTTGGGGCTTTGTACTTTAGACACCTTTACAGACCTGTTTGACAACtgctgaaaatatatatattttttgactTAGTGTGGTTTAACTTTTGCAGTGATGCAAAGTGTACTCTAAGGTGAgtcagtacactgtgacctCACTGTTGGGtatggttacaggtgcaacagagcagaCATCTGAACACCATCAACAGAATTTTTAACCAGACAGGGCTCTGCTTTTCCACCTGCTGTTAACTTAGGGCTTATGTCCACATAGCGTTTTTTTCTATCAGAAAAGCACTGGGGTGGTGCTGGGGAGCTCGAGATGAAGCGCTTGTGcggtgagagaaaaaaaaaactgtatgtgggttttgtttctatgacaacgATCTCTTAACGCtacgttggggggggggggttgacccAGCTAACAACAAGTTTGCAATGCATACGGTGATTAAAACACCACACTCACCAGCAACATTCAGTGTCAGACCGATCTGCTCCCACAAATGGGATTTTCTGTCTGTTATGATGGTTTGGGACATCAAAGTTTCTGACATAAAACTCGGGATAGACAGACATGGCCAGGGTAAGCTTAACCTCCATTGTCATGGTTACCAGGGTGACGAATCCCACCCTATATAATAGGCCTATATGATTGGTTGCCTGAAAAGGAGCACTAGCGCCTTCCTGAAAAGTTCAGAGATTTTCAGATAAGAAACTAGCACTCAGCTGTACAAAAAAGTCGGAGCGCTCTGAAAAAAGATGCTGGTGCTATATGGACACAAGCCCTTACTCTTTAAAGTGGCAATAGACAAGTTTTTTGCGTTAACATGTTGATTGCACAATGTAATGGGGCCCTGAAAGCCTCGCTTTCACTGTGCAATTCTGTCTGCCACCGGGTACATTCTCCGGGGAAAATTAAGGCTTGATTCAGGCCACAAAAGAGGTGCGTCAACCATTGtgcaaccaaaacagaaaaaggatAGCGCTTACCATTCTCTTTATCCATCCATGGCTTTTACATAAGTTGTTGTAAACTTGTTGTATAATTGTTTCAGTTCTTATGTTTTCCCCAATAGCTATGGTAGCCATGTAGCAGATATTGTGGACATAGGAACAACTGGAGTGACTGTGGAAACCACCCGGCAAAAGAAGAAGAGCCCTGTTGACGGAGGAGGCAAAGAAGGCCAAGAGTGAGAGTGATAAGAACAGAGGTACAACGAGTGAACCTCGGACGGGCATTCACTTGATGGAGAGAGCTGCGGGACATGAGAGGCTTCCAAACCAACATTCAGTTGTCATTCTTTCTACTAGATCGGTGAGTAACGAAACCAGCCTACTTATTAATAATACCGAGATCGGAGTTTCTAGTTCAAATTGGGATTCTTATGGTTCCTGCTCTGGACAGTAGCTAGGCTTCTAATGGTAGTTACTATGGCAATACTCAAACTATGTTATTACTCAATATAAAATTTATGAAAGTTCAACTTTACCTCTTCAGTGAATATGCTTCTTTATCTGTTATTTTCAAAGTGGTAATGATAGTTTCTTCACGGAAATTtggaaacaaatgcagtgtgtcCCGTGTTGTTGGTAGTTGCTAGGCTCTAAGGAAGACGGGAAGGAAAGTCGGCCCTGGCATTTTTCTCCCAGACTGGCCCCCCACAATTGGTCAAACACCACCCTCCAGGACACCATCCTTGCGGTCTCCTTGAATATGCATACTGTACTATTCCCCCAAACCACCACAAATCTGAGTATTAAGTGCCGTGGACCAGTGCACTCAATCACTCCCTGGTGATCATGGTGGCATGGAGAACACAATATCCATACTCAAGTAGAAGTACAAGTACATGTCATAAAACAGCTCTGCTAGAAGTCAAAGTGTCATTTCAAATTCATACATTAGGGAACTATACtaggcaacaaaaacaatgccAAACAGCTTATGCTATGCTATTGCCCCTCTCTGCTCTTGTTAATTCGGTAGCGAACCAGAGCTTCATCTACAGTGAAGTGGTCCTGCAAATGGGAATCAAAACAGGGGCTGGGTGGATCACAAGACTGTTGACCCGTGACACTCTTAGgttgcattcagaccaaatcaggcGTGGCAGCAATTAGCACGGAGTTGTGCGACCACGCGGGAGCTCTGGAGCGCCGACGTCGGGTTGCGTCCCTCCAAAAGTTGTCCAATCCATTTAAACTTTTCTCTGCAGCGGTGCTGCGTTTTTTTCCACTGGTTGGAGGGCACTACCAACCCTTCATCGTGTGTGGGCTGATCATAAGAACCTCTCCTACATTCAGTCAGCTAAGCAGCTCAATTTACACCAGGCAAGGGGGCTTTGTTCTTTGGAAAGTTTAAATTCACTCTCACTAACCAATttcatttgtcacatgcaatcatgTAAAGTACACTAACCTCAAAATACAATCCCCCTAGTTCCTTcaaaaagagtttaaaaagagtgataataataataatctatatGTACTGGGGGCAGTCTTCGGCAGTGACTTAATTTAGGGTCCTAGTGGCCTGAGGGTGGAAGCTTCTCAGTGCTGGCTTTGTGTCCCCGGTATGTTCTTCCTACGCTCTCGATGGTACAGGAGTATAAGTTCCTCAATGTTTGAGGTGAAACAGTCTCTGCCTTGcttttctcaccactgagtCTGTATGCAGGTCAAGTCCTCTAtgatgtggacaccaaggtaATTGAAGCTGTCCACACTCTCCACCGAGGACTCGTTGATATTAAGGGGGGCGtagttccttccctgcttcttcccaaagtccactaTCAGCTCCTTAGTCTTCTTGGCGTTCAGGAGTAGGTtggagagacagagtcagactgTCTGATGTCAGCAGGAAGATTATTTCAGAGAGGAAGGGCATGATGATTTCTAAGTTACCAGAAGCAACTTGAAGTCTGATCTGACATGGATAGGGAGCCAATGAAGTGACGCTAAAATACGtgaacaataaaaatatatacagtaacactgtatatgtatgtggttgtgtgtgtgtgtgtatatatatagatatatatctatatatatctatatagatatatatctgcatatatacacacacatatgtagtGCATTCGTTGGTGAAAAGATGTTTTCCCTGACCaggaatcgaacccgggccgcgGCGATGAGATGGTGATCAACAAGAACAAactgtttgtttcagagtttCACCGTGGCATTACCTTTTTTGTGCCACTATGTGGTAGTTAATGTGACACTAATGACTCTACTGTGCATGCATTATGGTAATGGTAATGGTAATAAGCAGGGGCAGCATTCAGTATATTTGCTGAGCAgctttcatgtaaaaaaaaatgtccaccaTGTTTGGATTCCTCATCAAAGTTTTAATACATCGACGGGATACTTTTGTCTTCCAAATTCAGACAAAAGACGGCCATATTTGTTTGTAATGAAGGTACAACAATGATAAATGTCTAGCTTTTAATATCACCTTTCTAAATCTGACAGGAGGTGTGCTGCTGGAATATAATAACTTCTCACATTTTAATCATGTCATCACACACCATTTCTATGGAGAACTTTGCTCATACTTCTCTGATatattgtagtttattttgaccaAACATGTACTTCAAGTGGGTGTACTTGCAAGTAATATACTGTCACAATACCTTAAAAAGagattcacattttaaaagttatAATTTCCATTAAGTTtattatttagattattttcGTTGTCAGTTCCTTGTATAATGCAGACTCTGTTATATACCAAAGT
The DNA window shown above is from Enoplosus armatus isolate fEnoArm2 chromosome 19, fEnoArm2.hap1, whole genome shotgun sequence and carries:
- the LOC139302213 gene encoding trace amine-associated receptor 1-like; the encoded protein is MCGNLLVIISIIYFKQLHTPTNYLILSLAVADLLVGVLILPFSTILAVSSCWYLEDLLCKVRGSFDMLLCTSSILNLCFISVDRYYAVCQPLKYRSKMNVCVIGIMILVSWTVSALIGIGITIRGVNQGQSNRRCVFFQNTSSTITGAVFAFYLPAIIMFTIYLKILMVAQRQALSIHNTTCQKTKPGAAVSKMERKATKTLAVVMGVFLICWTPFFLCITFHPLSNYAIPVPVIETFKWLGWSNSMLNPFVYAFFYSWFRSAFRMIISGKIFQGDFTNLKLF